The DNA sequence TTCTCATAGGCAAGTACTTTCAGTATATAGATATTTTGAGAGCAGAGGCAGGGAACTGACCTTCCTAGAGATGGAGGGGCATTCTGGAGGAGCGAAAAATCACTAAAAAAGGCTTGATTTGGCAAATAGGTCCTGGTTCCAAGGTGAACATTTTCTCAGATCCATGTGTTCCGTCTCTGCAACAACTTACTCCCCCAATTAGACTAAACTCCTTTTCCATAAACTAACCAGTCTCACGAGTCAATCACCTGATGAGTGAAAATAATGAATGGAATCAACAACTCATTGCTTCAATATTTCCAACAGCCATCACTAAACAAATTTTAGCAACTAAAATGAGTAAGTATAGGGATAAACTTATCTGTTATTCCACAAATTCGGCAGATACGAAGTCTCTTCTGGATACAGAATAGCCTTTTCCTTCAACCATGAACCGTTTGAGCTTCATCCACACCTCCAGCAAAGACAAGGAATTTGGCAAAATCTCTAGAAGATTAAAGCTCCACCAAAAGTCCTCCTTTTCCTCTAGCATACTCAGCATAAAAGACTTTCGGTTATGGAGTTGCTTTACCGGAGAATGCCGTCGAGACCTGATATCTGCCCGCGGTGCCACGGAAAGAATTATGCATTGTTTATTTACTTGTGAGAAAGCTAGAGAAGTGTGTAATAGGAGCCTTACCGTGATATGACAGTTGGTAAAGATGATGTACTTCCAGTGCTGGGCGCCGAAGAAGCAACATTTAATTCTTAATCCAAGGGAAGAGCGAAGTCTAATGCGTTGGGGATTTATTGTTGGAGCATATGGAGATCTTGCAATGACAACGTCTTCAACCAGGTTTTCAAGACTTCCTAAGAAGTGGATGGATTAGCAAGAAGGAGATTAGCAACATGTCTTCAACGGCTGCTAATGGACCCCAAATCTAATTAGGAATTTTTTTGTTAACTCTCTCTTTATTGCAACTATTGGGATAATGCTCTATTTGTCTGAGCTTTTAAGAGTCCgctgtttttctctttctattCTCTTTTAGTCACATTTGGACATTTGTATTCTTTTTATGAAAggaataaagtttttttttttttgaaaaaaaatctaataatacATGACAATTATATCTGATTTGTTTGTGTTAAAAattgttcttataaaattgttactgaattaattctaaattttttaataaatagccgataaaaatatatttgacgTAAATAAAAAACTTctagaacaaaattaaaacaacataAGACTtaaaaggataattttaaaacttttaacaaacttcaaaaattaaaaatatactttaaaaaagaaagaaaaagaatcacatgtatagactatcatatactCCATTGTGTGATTGCgaaataattttacataatatAATCGATAACCCAAGAAATTCATTTACATAATTAATTACACATCTGTCAGTGGATAGCTTTCTCAATATACATGAACTCCCTCAATCAATGCAGACTCCCACTGAATAAAAAACTGGAAAGGTATGATCAAACACTGCATGTTCTTGAGACTGAAAGGTAATGTCCACAGTCCTCAATGAGTGAATTTCCTAGCAATTGCGAGCAACATGCAAAATTGGTAAGATGTTTGGTTGGTGAGTCTTCAAAATCCATGAATGTACAAAAGAAGATGGATAATTAAGATATGCTCCACCCCTGAGGCAGTCTCCATTGTCTATGCCAGTAGATGGAAATTCTTGACCACAAAGGAAATTCAAAACTGTATTCCAGTGGTTGGTCGACTGGTCCGGCCACTATCAGCGGCAACCAGACATATCGTGAGTCTCTCAAGTCCACCGGATTCCACCTATCTGCCATGAAGATAAACGAACCTGGGAATCTTGGTAGGGGAAGCACAAAAGTGCTCTGAGCAAAGAAGGTAGTTAGTCTTAACATCTTGTTTCCTCCAACGCACGGATTTCCCATTGTTTCCCAAGGCCCCATTATTGACTCGGCCGCATGAGCCAGAGCCTCGTTTGGGGCCCATCCTGTACACCCTGAAGTGATCATGTAATATGTGCCTTGGTGCTTGAAGAGAGCAGGCGCTTCTCTATGCTCTCCCACAAGAATCCTCCTCATGTCTGGTGTAACGTCGAGATAATCTTCGGTTAGTGGTCCAATGTGGAGTTCGCTATTATCAAAGGAGGAGTAGATTATGTACGCCACGCCATCCTCGTCTTTGAAAATTGTCATGTCCCTGCTATCATATCCATGGGGCCTTTGGCTACCAAGATAATCAAAAGGACCATCAGGTGTATCACTAATGGCTACACCAACAGAAGCTTTGGTATAATTAGCATCATCGACATGCATCCACATCACATACTTTCGAGTCTTCTCATTGTAAATCACTTTCGGCCTCTCAAGCACATTGGACTTGTAAAGATCATGGGATTTGTTTGTTTCCTCTGCCGCCAAAACAATTCCCTCATGTTTCCATGTCCAAAGATCCTTAGAAGAATAACAAGCAACTCCTATAATGTCCACCTGATGGAAAAGAGAGATAAAAATGAAGTTTTGTCACAACTCACAAGGGTATGCAACTGAGAAGATATGCATGGTTGCTATATAAAACAAAAAGTTTCCTTGGAAGGCACTGAAGGATGAGATTATAGCATTGCCACTATCTTCAGTAACTCTTGAAAGTCCCCATAAAACTATCAGAAATAAAGGAAGCATAGTTGCACACACACATAAGTGAAAGGGAACACCGTATGGAAGGGTCAAAAGACTTGGCACCTTCACGTTTCTTTCCTTTCAAATATGACATTagtgccatttacattctgctgacTCATTTAATAACTTAGAGAGATTGAACAACTAAGGGAAAACATTTtcaaaggaattagggtttagggtttaggatttagggtttaagggAAAACATTTTCAAAGGGATTACCAACATTTCAGAAGAAATGCAGATGTCCTGGAACTGGAAGTAAACACTCTGTTCAGTATAAGCAAAGGGCCTATAATCAGTGGATTCTGAACCTTTAATGGGAGATATTGGCCTTAAAGTAATATGAACAAAATCTGAGCCTGAGATGAGTGGAAAAGGATTTGCAAAACTAGTGGTTAATCGGCACCTGGGAAGTGTTAGACCCCCGATGGATCCTAAAGTGAAACTAATACTCTCATCAAACTGGTGGAAAATGTATCAACTTTCAGTTGCACATTTCCTGACATAGCTCTCAAAGTGAGGGTTGCGGGCCTATTAATATCCTCCAATAACTTCTCATTGAGGTGTTCTTTTTGCCTACTTTGAAACATCTAAAAAGGGGAGTAAGCAAGGCATACTTTAAGGTGGCTAACCGATTTTATTCACTGTGGTGTTATTTTTCTGATATTGACTGGGCTGATTCTACCATGGAAGAGTAAGAAACAGACTGCAGTGGTTTCAATTAAAGTACTTCTCTGTAATCCAACAAAAACTATAAGACCTATATCTCTTGTTATGCCTCCTTTTGTTACTTTATTTTATTCAGAGCTCTCAAATTGTTTTCGATGAACCATGGATAACCAAAGACTGGAGTCTGTAAACTGTGAATTTCTAGTAGGATTAACGTTAGAAAACCTAATACTAGGTGCAAGACTACCAGCTCTGAGCATGTTATTATGCTAATATTTGCATTTTAACCAAATGAAATGACTCTTCAATTTGTTAATATCTCCACTTGTCGCAAGGATATATCAACAATAACATACATGTTCTTTCGAAATAAAAaacgaaaaaaggaaagaaacacaactTACACGATAAGCTCCTTTCTTGTGAGCACGGTATGTAGGACCATCTTTGTATTCACCATACCAATAGTATGTGCTTGATTTTTCTTCATAAAGAATGCCCCCTCCATGAGCTTGAATAGGATTTCCGTCCGTATCCAACCAAATCTTCCCGGGGTAGTAGTAATAGCTATCATTCTGTGTAGTAATCATCGGATCTACAACACTCTTTTTACCAGGAAAAAATAATTGTCTTAGTTGGGAATTCTCATCCATGAGTTCATCTGCCAAAGTGGGAGTCCGATGCTTAGGCCTGCGCTTCAGCGCCCGAGGGGATCTCTTGCCTCGTGGTGGGGACAATTGGAAGTGTATCTCTTCCAGTTCTTGAATCTCACGGAACTGAGGAAGATGAGTCACCCGAAATTGAACCTCTCTGCCACCTTTTCCATCTCTTTGGCGAGTATTCAAATACAACTGAAGCAGAAAAAAGCATCCTAACAAGCTCCATAACACGGCATATATAGAACATCTGCTCCCTGCATTGAAATGTAAAGCCATTGGTTTCCGGTATACGTTCCTCATCCTCATTTTCTCTATCTTTTACATCTTTGAAACAATGCTGCAATTAACAAAACGCAACCTATCACAAACATCTAATTTAGATGCCAGTAAAGAGAACATGAATTCCACCACCACAAAATCGATTTAAGCCAAGTAGTTGTGTAAAAATCTGAAAAGAATCCCAATTTGATTTGTAGAATTACCCTTGCTATGTCATGAATCGTACACATATCTTAATCTTGATTGCAGAGTTAAATTCTAAGCACCGTCAATACCCTTATCTTGCTTGCTGATTAAAAAGCTTACAAAATCACCATCTTGCTATAAACTACATAACTTTAAAATCAAACCTATACATTAATCACCAACTGAAAATACTTAACCTAAACCTTACAACGGGAATacataaatatcttttttttttttaaataaaaagtgtttttattCCCAAAATGATATCAGAACAAATAATCACAGTTCAACAACATACATGCGTCAAAATTTAACGGTATTCCTCCGttactaaaatttgaaaaagaatttaaaaaatctgCAAAGGTAATAAAAGTATGCTTGAAGTGGAAGACTTGCCTGGAAAACTAACCGACATGGTTTGTTTTGTGtggaaagagagatgaagaaAAAGACTAACAGAACAGAACAGCAGCGAAGTAAGGAATGGAGAGGGATGGTGGGTTAGAGTGTATAATTGGGTAGTTAAGCATATGCGTGAGGTTTTGGATCTGAGGTGGTTTGGATGATGTTGACTTTGCAACCAAAGAAGGTCTCAGAGAGACACCGAAACGAAGGTCAGAGGCAGACAGCTCCCACAAGTTAATTTGTTTCCCTTCAACATGATAAAGGAACAACTATCACTCATGAGTTGTTTTGAATTCTTAATTAACGGTAGGAGAAAGAaagagtgtatatatatatatatatttgggtgTTTTTTGAGACGTATTCGTATTCGTATACATGAAAAAAcatgaaattattattattattattattattattattattattattattattattatttaataacaaaCTTTTTTGCTTAACCAAGCCCCCGCCGCTTCTTTTTTCCTCAATACACCGATACTGTTGTTCGGCGTGGTTAATAATGAAACTGGTGAGTTGGCGGAGTTGGTCAGTGATCCTTTTTCTtttggctaattttttaaaaaattaaaaaaaattgtatgtgATCTAATATCATGGTTAAttggtatatttttttatatgaatttattttaCTCAACTTTCGTTAATGTTTAAAAGAAAATGTAAGTATTTCAATGTCGCAATTATAacgttaataaaaatttaaaggaatgaaagtaacaaataaataaagaaattcaaggtgcagaaataaagtaaattacagaaattaaaaataaaaaaaaattaaagagaagatgaagaaagaaatATAAACGTAAAAGAGAGGAACatgtaaaaatagaaaaattttattaataaaaattggaagaaagcaaattataagtgtttgagttcaaaaaattaagattttcaATTTTTACTCTGTGATATCAAGGGGTTGAGAGTGTTTTaagtttctaaaaaatttttaaaagaactgaactgattacaatatttgtacaaaattttatttatagacTAATCTAATGTCAACTGATAGTTATTCCTAGAATGATCTTTGTCAGTTTTTAACTTTAAATAACCATCCGCACTTGTTTTCTTGACGACCATTTTGCACCCTATTTTGACAATCTATCCCACACATAGTACGTTTCATAATTTAGACTtaattcaaattttcaacaaaaatttctcctttgctAGGGAATTAGAAGCTTCTCCTAATATACTgacttaataataatattatcttatatttatttacttaaaacaactctttttttttcttaagtgatcatttttttttacttaacaAGATGTCTTCCAAGATTTCTTACTTGAAGATGCAATGCTTGAAAGTgagaaaatttaattatttattaacatCTATCTTATTTTTGATACCGATAATCAATTGACACTTTAGACATATATCTGCTTGACAAATTGAATGCCCACTAGTAATAAACTTAACAAAATTTCTAAACCTATAAAACTTTTACATTAATAGTTGAACTGTCAATGAGATTTATTCTTCTCTATAAAGCTTTTAAGTGTGTCAAATGATATATGTTCTAATTTTGACAAATTAAATATGTGTCAATTGACCTTTGTCTTAACCTTTACATTTCACTTGAGAGCTTTTGACACATACCCTTTCATTGTTTCAATTGACATTATTAATTGACACAATTTTTCTAAGTTCATAAATAACAGAATCTTAACTTCATGAAGTTGTTTCTTTAATATGTTAAGCTCTAAGTgtcaattaaatttgataaaatttctaATCCTATAAAATCTCTCCACTTACATTCTAATTGTTTTGACTCTAAGCGCCAATAGACTCAACAGAATTTTTAAGTCAATTTGACTTTTGTACTTATGAATTACATATCCAAATGTCAATGAGATATTGTGTTTTATTCCATGCttttaaatttcatatttttttaaataaaatcataacAAGGTAAATAAAATGGTTAGAACCAAAAGACAAGaaagacataaaaatttaaaagataagaaaaacgAGAAAGAAAAGACAAAGAAGATTAGGATGaattagaaagagaaaaaagatagagaacagagaagagaaagaagagggaaaagagaaaaaaataaagatgagaatgagaaaaaaaatgaaagacgatagaaaagtaaagaagatgaaATCATTCTTGTCatattttttttcatcaaaattaccTTTTATTTGTAGAAAAGTCATTTATCTTGTACTTCGAAAATTCCGTTTCGCTCATCCTCTTTATGGCTTATTTAATGAGATGTTTGATGTATATTCAATCTTTTTTTATCATCTCTTTATACTTTACTTCTTTTTCAGCTTTCAACTGTTCAATTTGTCTAATATTTTCAGTAAGTTGAGCCATGTCATGATTGTGTTGATTTACAAACTTCTTCCTGATTCTAAATTCTAATCCATTTATGGCCATTTTGACAACTTCAGAGTCTGGAACTAGAGTAAACCATCTATTTCTCATATTTTTTAATCTAGTCAAATACTTATCAATTGATTCTCCTACATTGCGTTTGATGGAGAATGAATTACTTAAACTAATTCTTAATTCACTACGAAAAGATTGTTTATGAAACTCTTTTTCTAATTGCATccaagagtgaattgaatttgGCTTTAggttaaaaaattatgtaaaggCATTTCTTGTCAATGAGGAAGGAAAGAATTTCATCTTTAAATACTCATTTGATGCCACTTCGTTGATTTTGACAGTACAACGAGAAATGTGCCATACTGATACTgtttaaagaacatcacttttacctcgcttggagcattcattttctttttctttgaggcaTTTGTAATCtctttgtccaactttgaacctagttTATTTTTGGAACATCCTCTTGTTTTCTGAAGCTCGTTGATGGATTCCAAGTTAGCATTTTCGTGAGATAATGAACATGTCCCATTCCTTTTGACTTTAAGTTCTTGCATCTCAATCACAACGTTATAGTAAGCGCGGTGGAGAATGGCAATGAGCTCCTTGGATTCTGATGTAAATTCGCATATATTTTGCAAACAAAATACCAATTCGTCAAACCTCTTGTTTCTTGGCACcaacagtggctcgtcgtggctactcttgatgtgtgtgtgtgtctCCTCTTTACGTTCTTACTCCATCGTTCCAATTGTATCTCGGTGACACTTTGTttactcgttcaaagcttaacacgcttagggcATGATGGTACAATATCCCTCTtaactcgaataataagcactgGTATTTCACTTGGGCTGCTACCGAGTCGTATGTAATCGCAAACTTGTTGAATGTGTGAGCTGAAAACTTGTTCTACAACTTTGTATAccgaatagcctagagcggagttcattgatcttgtgatgcaattcaccttccctctgaattgtgcttggacttccctGAACTTTTGGTGAGTGTACACATGTTGAAACTAGGCTTCTATGGAGGATTTTGTTGCACATGGTATGACAGTGTGAAAATTTGCAGCAtccgattctctctctctttactccctgcttccgaggcaattatcgtattgtttgacgaattGGATAAGTGAGCTGTTCCGGATaatgaacttgttaaaaaatgtatGCATGATCTCGCTCCTTTGTGTACTTCTCATCCCGACCCAAAAGTGGTGATTGAGATAAATTGGAATCCATATATGACGATCTTCGTAAAGCTTTGCAAAAAAATACCTAAATCAGACTATAATACACCCAAAAATATGCAATGTATACCTCTACTGCAGATTTTAAAAGACATTACccgaaagccacttgttgtccacaagaccatacTTTATcaaaaaatcattccaattcctatcaaatgattcTTTGGTATAAGAGTTtcaaacaacatggctcatttcttgttcgattTCTAGGTGTCTGTTGTAgccatttaatttgcttggaatcttcttcatgatgtgccaaatacaccaacagTGAATTGTGCTGGGCATACAAGCCTCGATATCCCTTTGCATTGATGCACATTGATCGGTGAGAATCCCTTTCAgagcatttcctcccatgcaatgaagccaacattgaaataaccatttgaataatTGAATATCTCCGATTTTCATCAAAGCGCATCctagaagtgttgactgaccatggtgattcaccccgacaaaagaaccaaaaaccaTATTATACCTGAAATAGATTATGacaaaacagaattaaaatcttaaaatacacccaaatattgaTCTTATACACCTAAAAAcatccaatatacacctctgtaGCCGATttataaaataacattaaatcaGCATCATAAACTAGAACAGCATATTaactgtttgtattgtaggtggtgtcgaatgaaataacatctccaaaATACTCACAGGCAGCTCTGCTCCTTGCGTTCGCCCAAAAAGCAAGCTTAATCGACTGATCGTCCTCGAGTTCGAGcttgaaaaagaaattctgattcttctctttcattcttaataaatattttcCAAATTCTTTTGCATTGTCTAGTTTCGAAATATTCCGCACTTCTCTCGTGATGTAATTTCTCAATtctttttcgataaaatttaactcgtgGTGAATCCCAGCTGCTgccacaaatgattggtaagttttgcttggtctgatactagcttcctcgttattctctattgtacgacgcacggacatgcttagttccctgtgctgtttaaGCATCTCTGCTTGATTTTGACAGCAAGGATGTGAATGATGCAATACGACCTTGATTCACATAGTGCTTTACGCTTAAGTTTGTAAAACAGTgatggtgaggtattacgacctctaaaataaaatacatacatataaaacAAGGATGATATaactaggagtcttgaagaaAAACGTTAAGCAAAATCGAGACCAGACAATTGCGTCACATATGAAAAGCGTTTAAGATCGAAGGCTTATACAGAAAAGAGAACCAAGAAACATATATATAAAGGGAATTCCAAAGGATAGTTATATAatcaagctccagactcgacctgcgaagcaaaGACTGgctagcatatatatatatatatatatatatatatatatatatatatatatatatatatatatatatatatatatatatatatatatatatatatatatatatataatccaacTGTGAACCAAAAGACAAATACAAATCCTAGTTCTCcaaagtcaacctctaagaggaacaaaacatatttttatacaaaatcaaaGAAAGTACATATATAACTAAGTACATAATATAAAAAGCCTAAAATACAAGTCTTCACTTTCAAGAAAGCAAACCCAGAACATTCAGCGAAGTGCGTCACGTcttgcatctaaaaaacaataaatatgtATGAAATGAGAAtcgggggttctcagcatggtaatggtgcccatgtagataatatataaggtcccaaAAAAGTGAGAGACGATgttagaacttcgacactcaaaTTTAAAACTTAGAGTTATAATTTAAAAACCATAAACAAGGTAGGCTATCTAAAGCATTTAGGCTCTAATCCAATTCTAACTTAATCCCTCAATTCTCACTTCTCTCCAATCCTCCAAAACTCTGGTGGAACTGCCCTCGTCACTCTTCCGCCAGACAAGAGGCCTCTCAATTGCACAAACATACAATACAGAcaaagaaaacacagatagaaTACATATACAGCAGGTAGAACATATAACAATTAGGCATAGTAaatcaaataggcaaacccaattaAAGCAAGCTCAAATAAAAACGATTGCATATGATGTATACCTGCCCTATGACTGATGATATCACTTGTCGATTATAAAGCCAATTCGACATGTGCTGGTAGCTAACCTttgacagaaacacccattgtgTAGCAAGTGGGCCTGAGCCataacccccttgctactaccctcTTAACCCAGAGCAAGTGAAATAAACCACTattgctgctactacccaggcgggtgtttaaaagctcaacctggatcaagtggaataatccactactgctgctactacccaagCATCACAATCACTAACTTGGAAC is a window from the Arachis hypogaea cultivar Tifrunner chromosome 1, arahy.Tifrunner.gnm2.J5K5, whole genome shotgun sequence genome containing:
- the LOC112800468 gene encoding uncharacterized protein isoform X3, which gives rise to MSVSFPGNRCSIYAVLWSLLGCFFLLQLYLNTRQRDGKGGREVQFRVTHLPQFREIQELEEIHFQLSPPRGKRSPRALKRRPKHRTPTLADELMDENSQLRQLFFPGKKSVVDPMITTQNDSYYYYPGKIWLDTDGNPIQAHGGGILYEEKSSTYYWYGEYKDGPTYRAHKKGAYRVDIIGVACYSSKDLWTWKHEGIVLAAEETNKSHDLYKSNVLERPKVIYNEKTRKYVMWMHVDDANYTKASVGVAISDTPDGPFDYLGSQRPHGYDSRDMTIFKDEDGVAYIIYSSFDNSELHIGPLTEDYLDVTPDMRRILVGEHREAPALFKHQGTYYMITSGCTGWAPNEALAHAAESIMGPWETMGNPCVGGNKMLRLTTFFAQSTFVLPLPRFPGSFIFMADRWNPVDLRDSRYVWLPLIVAGPVDQPLEYSFEFPLWSRISIYWHRQWRLPQGWSIS
- the LOC112800468 gene encoding uncharacterized protein isoform X1 → MRMRNVYRKPMALHFNAGSRCSIYAVLWSLLGCFFLLQLYLNTRQRDGKGGREVQFRVTHLPQFREIQELEEIHFQLSPPRGKRSPRALKRRPKHRTPTLADELMDENSQLRQLFFPGKKSVVDPMITTQNDSYYYYPGKIWLDTDGNPIQAHGGGILYEEKSSTYYWYGEYKDGPTYRAHKKGAYRVDIIGVACYSSKDLWTWKHEGIVLAAEETNKSHDLYKSNVLERPKVIYNEKTRKYVMWMHVDDANYTKASVGVAISDTPDGPFDYLGSQRPHGYDSRDMTIFKDEDGVAYIIYSSFDNSELHIGPLTEDYLDVTPDMRRILVGEHREAPALFKHQGTYYMITSGCTGWAPNEALAHAAESIMGPWETMGNPCVGGNKMLRLTTFFAQSTFVLPLPRFPGSFIFMADRWNPVDLRDSRYVWLPLIVAGPVDQPLEYSFEFPLWSRISIYWHRQWRLPQGWSIS
- the LOC112800468 gene encoding uncharacterized protein isoform X2, encoding MSVSFPGSRCSIYAVLWSLLGCFFLLQLYLNTRQRDGKGGREVQFRVTHLPQFREIQELEEIHFQLSPPRGKRSPRALKRRPKHRTPTLADELMDENSQLRQLFFPGKKSVVDPMITTQNDSYYYYPGKIWLDTDGNPIQAHGGGILYEEKSSTYYWYGEYKDGPTYRAHKKGAYRVDIIGVACYSSKDLWTWKHEGIVLAAEETNKSHDLYKSNVLERPKVIYNEKTRKYVMWMHVDDANYTKASVGVAISDTPDGPFDYLGSQRPHGYDSRDMTIFKDEDGVAYIIYSSFDNSELHIGPLTEDYLDVTPDMRRILVGEHREAPALFKHQGTYYMITSGCTGWAPNEALAHAAESIMGPWETMGNPCVGGNKMLRLTTFFAQSTFVLPLPRFPGSFIFMADRWNPVDLRDSRYVWLPLIVAGPVDQPLEYSFEFPLWSRISIYWHRQWRLPQGWSIS